A region of Halalkaliarchaeum desulfuricum DNA encodes the following proteins:
- a CDS encoding carbon starvation CstA family protein, translating to MAGVIWIVALVLGTFTVAYLGYGRYLSQFVELDDSRETPAHKYQDGQEYVPAKKPVLLGHHYSSIAGGAPIVGPITAAFIWGWVPAVLWVAIGNPLLGAVHDFTSLSSSLRHEGKSIGYIIGEYVGDRGKNMLLWFAFLLVILVVAVFSLVIAVVFDAYPAAATAGIIYIALALVFGVWLYQLNLSFAIGTVIFVAGVFAAVFIGIEYPVAFVGDHAAGTIVVFGETAPGFIPELLGSANIGAWVITMLVYGGAASVLPVWILLQPRDYLSSFLLYTGVGGTILAVIVGTFITGMTATHPETGGELTFTIVQDAWYGFFGGGSPFAGDLPLMPLFPLLFVTIACGTISGFHSLVSSGTTAKQLDKETDARLIGYGGMLGEGLLAAVALSAVAVVAIPAGTGGIGLALPNFALGGGAILTALGVPFAVGEVFMALVLSAFLLTSMDTAVRLGRYMIEEVIGTPETSVQEAGANRYVNTSVIVVVAFFLLGSGRWEDLWTLFGGANQLLAAMALLTVTVWLANWDDTKQLISTGVPMALMVIITIAGLTWVSMYQVLGGRLLGITTPAETELLAQISAVVQVLIALTLIGLAVSLVWIGYGNIKAVRGIGEEPAVADGGEPDADAPDDD from the coding sequence ATGGCAGGGGTAATATGGATCGTGGCGCTGGTGCTCGGAACGTTCACGGTGGCGTACCTGGGATACGGACGCTACCTGTCGCAGTTCGTCGAACTCGACGACAGTCGCGAGACGCCAGCCCACAAATACCAGGACGGGCAGGAGTACGTACCGGCAAAGAAACCAGTATTGCTCGGACATCACTATTCGTCGATCGCGGGTGGCGCCCCGATCGTCGGTCCGATCACGGCCGCGTTCATCTGGGGATGGGTGCCGGCCGTGCTGTGGGTCGCGATCGGTAACCCGCTTTTGGGCGCGGTTCACGACTTCACCTCGCTGTCCAGCAGCCTGCGACACGAGGGGAAGTCGATCGGCTACATCATCGGCGAGTACGTCGGCGACAGGGGCAAGAACATGCTGCTGTGGTTCGCGTTCCTGCTGGTCATCCTCGTGGTCGCAGTGTTCTCGCTGGTCATCGCGGTCGTATTCGACGCGTACCCGGCGGCGGCGACAGCCGGGATCATTTACATCGCCCTGGCGCTTGTGTTCGGCGTCTGGCTGTATCAGTTGAACCTGTCGTTCGCCATCGGGACCGTGATCTTCGTCGCCGGCGTCTTCGCGGCGGTGTTCATCGGGATCGAATACCCGGTCGCCTTCGTCGGCGACCACGCCGCCGGAACGATCGTGGTGTTCGGCGAGACAGCACCCGGCTTCATTCCGGAACTGCTCGGCAGCGCGAACATCGGTGCGTGGGTGATAACAATGCTCGTGTACGGCGGTGCTGCAAGCGTCCTCCCGGTATGGATTCTGCTCCAGCCGCGTGACTACCTGTCGTCGTTCCTGCTGTACACCGGGGTCGGGGGAACGATCCTCGCCGTGATCGTCGGAACGTTCATCACCGGGATGACCGCGACACACCCCGAAACCGGGGGCGAGCTCACGTTCACGATCGTGCAGGACGCCTGGTACGGGTTCTTCGGCGGCGGGAGCCCGTTCGCGGGTGACCTTCCGTTGATGCCGCTGTTCCCGCTGCTGTTCGTTACGATCGCCTGTGGGACGATCAGCGGCTTCCACTCGCTCGTGTCCTCGGGGACGACCGCGAAACAGCTCGACAAGGAAACGGACGCTCGGCTAATCGGCTACGGCGGCATGCTCGGCGAGGGGCTGTTGGCCGCGGTTGCGCTTTCCGCCGTCGCGGTTGTCGCGATTCCGGCCGGCACCGGCGGGATCGGGCTCGCCTTGCCGAACTTCGCGCTCGGCGGTGGCGCGATCCTCACTGCGCTGGGCGTCCCCTTCGCGGTCGGCGAGGTGTTCATGGCTCTCGTCTTGTCCGCGTTCCTGTTGACGAGTATGGACACTGCTGTCCGTCTGGGTCGATACATGATCGAAGAGGTCATCGGAACCCCCGAGACCTCGGTCCAGGAGGCGGGAGCGAACCGCTACGTCAACACGTCGGTCATCGTCGTCGTGGCGTTCTTCCTGCTCGGCAGCGGCCGGTGGGAGGACCTCTGGACTTTGTTCGGAGGCGCAAACCAGTTGCTGGCCGCGATGGCACTGCTCACAGTGACGGTGTGGCTCGCGAACTGGGACGACACCAAGCAACTGATCTCCACGGGCGTCCCGATGGCGTTGATGGTGATTATTACCATCGCCGGTCTGACGTGGGTGTCGATGTATCAGGTTCTCGGGGGACGGCTCCTGGGAATCACCACGCCCGCAGAGACTGAACTCCTCGCGCAGATCTCGGCGGTTGTCCAGGTCCTCATCGCACTGACGCTCATCGGACTGGCGGTGAGCCTGGTGTGGATCGGATACGGCAACATCAAGGCGGTGCGTGGAATAGGCGAGGAACCAGCCGTTGCCGACGGCGGTGAGCCCGACGCAGACGCGCCCGACGACGACTAA
- a CDS encoding CoA-transferase subunit beta, producing the protein MTAEYTDTELLTTVASKILEDERTVMVGTGMPMLAAMLAQRTHAPDVTLVYEAGGIGADAPALPVSVGDERTFHRALTAAGMHEVMSYGQAGLIDYGFLGGAQIDRYGNLNSTVIGDWESPAVRFPGSGGANDIGSWANETIIAMRQREQSFVEELDFRTTPGYLDGPGAREEAGLPRETGPSRVITQLGVYRFDEDTREMTLDALHPGVELEEIHEHSGFEIHVPDDYGRSPEPTDEELRLLREEIDPRGIIR; encoded by the coding sequence ATGACTGCAGAGTACACCGACACCGAACTGCTGACGACGGTCGCATCGAAGATCCTCGAGGACGAACGCACTGTAATGGTCGGGACGGGGATGCCGATGCTGGCGGCGATGCTGGCACAGCGCACCCACGCCCCGGACGTCACCCTCGTTTACGAGGCGGGCGGGATCGGCGCCGACGCCCCTGCCCTCCCCGTCTCGGTCGGCGACGAGCGCACGTTCCACCGGGCGCTGACGGCGGCGGGCATGCACGAAGTGATGTCCTACGGGCAGGCCGGGCTGATCGACTACGGCTTCCTCGGCGGCGCACAGATCGACCGCTACGGCAACCTCAACTCGACTGTCATCGGCGACTGGGAGTCGCCGGCGGTCCGCTTCCCCGGCAGCGGCGGTGCCAACGATATCGGCTCGTGGGCCAACGAGACCATCATCGCGATGCGGCAGCGCGAGCAGTCGTTCGTCGAGGAACTCGACTTCCGGACGACCCCGGGGTACCTCGACGGTCCGGGCGCCCGCGAGGAGGCCGGTCTCCCCCGCGAGACCGGTCCCAGCCGGGTGATCACCCAGCTCGGTGTCTACCGATTCGACGAGGACACCCGCGAGATGACGCTGGACGCGCTGCATCCGGGCGTCGAACTCGAGGAAATTCACGAGCACAGCGGCTTCGAGATCCACGTCCCAGACGACTACGGCCGGAGTCCCGAACCCACCGACGAGGAACTCCGGTTGCTTCGCGAGGAAATCGATCCTCGGGGGATCATTCGGTGA
- a CDS encoding VOC family protein: MELIHTALWTDDLEATLAFYTDVLDLDRVWGFTADDGVENVYVGTESGAEIQFKYDPDGESVPDPAGIDHVAIEVEDTDATYEHVVEETGCEVEVEPVTMDHIDVRAAFVCDPNGYVVEFVEHLE, translated from the coding sequence ATGGAACTCATCCACACGGCACTCTGGACCGACGACCTCGAAGCGACACTCGCGTTCTACACCGACGTGCTCGACCTCGATCGGGTCTGGGGATTCACGGCCGACGATGGCGTCGAAAACGTGTACGTCGGAACCGAGTCGGGGGCCGAAATCCAGTTCAAGTACGATCCCGACGGCGAATCCGTTCCGGACCCAGCCGGCATCGATCACGTCGCGATCGAAGTCGAGGACACAGACGCGACATACGAACACGTGGTCGAGGAAACCGGCTGTGAGGTCGAAGTCGAACCAGTCACGATGGATCACATCGACGTCAGGGCGGCGTTCGTCTGCGATCCGAACGGCTACGTCGTCGAGTTCGTCGAACACCTCGAATAA
- a CDS encoding endonuclease dU, with the protein MKPGARLLGIATSDAAERSYLAGALVRVDRVVDGFSLASCTVGGLEATESVLSLFDRLDREDCRAVLLSGIAPAWFNLYDLHRIHDGVDRPVLSISFESSPGLEPALREHFSGAALEERLQIYRTLPPRRAVDVGEGRLYVRAVGCSEDRADEIVRAATPDERDNRDESEGVVPEPIRVAQLAAGAVRVAAEVDARGGENGIDC; encoded by the coding sequence ATGAAACCGGGCGCCAGGCTGCTGGGCATCGCCACCTCCGACGCCGCCGAGCGGAGCTACCTCGCCGGGGCACTCGTCCGTGTCGATCGGGTCGTCGACGGGTTTTCGCTCGCAAGCTGTACCGTCGGCGGGCTGGAGGCCACGGAGTCTGTTCTGTCGCTTTTCGACCGTCTCGATCGTGAAGACTGCCGAGCAGTTCTGCTTTCGGGAATCGCTCCGGCGTGGTTCAACCTCTATGACCTCCACCGGATCCACGACGGCGTCGACCGACCGGTGCTTTCGATCTCCTTCGAGTCGAGCCCCGGCCTCGAACCGGCCCTCCGGGAACACTTTTCAGGAGCAGCCCTCGAAGAGCGACTGCAGATCTACCGAACGCTGCCACCGAGACGTGCCGTCGACGTCGGGGAGGGTCGACTGTACGTCCGCGCGGTCGGCTGTAGCGAGGACCGGGCCGACGAGATCGTCCGGGCGGCAACCCCCGACGAACGCGACAACCGCGACGAGTCCGAGGGGGTCGTTCCCGAGCCGATCCGGGTGGCACAGCTCGCGGCCGGGGCGGTTCGGGTGGCTGCCGAGGTCGACGCCCGCGGCGGCGAGAACGGCATCGATTGCTAG
- a CDS encoding DUF5786 family protein — MGFGSYDESEQEKQELDADFEDSGGIQTAENDHEGSVEFEFEASNDELLDRLKEIKGE; from the coding sequence ATGGGCTTCGGGAGCTACGACGAATCCGAACAGGAGAAACAGGAACTCGACGCCGATTTCGAGGACTCTGGTGGGATCCAGACGGCCGAAAACGACCACGAGGGGAGCGTCGAGTTCGAGTTCGAAGCGTCCAACGACGAACTCCTCGACCGGCTCAAGGAGATCAAAGGCGAGTGA
- a CDS encoding CobW family GTP-binding protein, producing MTTSKIPVTLLSGSLGAGKTSTLNHLLVNAGNRRIAVLVNDMGEINIDAELLSAGTDVAADGGIAELSNGCICCERQDDLETEVARLADERDFDYLVVEASGISEPEPVARLFTTASRAAAAYELDTLATVVDATQFLETFDDSETVERKTAPGAEDRPLSDLLVEQIETANVLLLNKCDLVDDEELELAEELLSTLNPGAKVVRTVHGQIDPEEILATGCFDPDNLGEVGGAPTFEIDHPEDGHHDHEHDHDHDHATPERTYGITSISYRRRRPFHPERLWEVVNDLPGAVVRSKGLCWLAGQDDVAVSYSQAGPTVRFEAVGPWIAGLPEIERDLYRDGNRDLPWDDEHGDRRTELVFIGHDVDDAGITERLDACLVTDDEWENMGRKPTDQGAGYPTEIGASVEIDLR from the coding sequence ATGACCACGTCGAAGATTCCCGTCACGCTGCTCAGCGGGAGCCTCGGAGCCGGCAAGACGAGTACGCTGAACCACCTGCTCGTGAACGCCGGAAATCGCCGGATCGCGGTGCTGGTCAACGACATGGGAGAGATCAACATCGACGCCGAACTGCTCTCGGCGGGCACGGACGTCGCCGCCGACGGCGGGATCGCCGAGCTGTCGAACGGTTGTATCTGCTGTGAGCGCCAGGACGACCTGGAGACGGAGGTCGCCCGGCTCGCGGACGAACGAGACTTTGACTACCTGGTCGTCGAGGCGTCGGGAATAAGCGAGCCGGAACCGGTCGCCCGGCTGTTCACGACCGCCTCCCGGGCGGCGGCCGCCTACGAGCTCGACACCCTCGCGACTGTCGTCGACGCGACGCAGTTCCTCGAGACGTTCGACGATAGCGAGACGGTCGAGCGCAAAACGGCCCCCGGGGCGGAAGACAGGCCACTCTCGGATCTCCTCGTCGAGCAGATCGAAACCGCCAACGTCCTGCTTTTGAACAAGTGCGATCTCGTCGACGACGAGGAACTCGAACTGGCCGAGGAACTGCTTTCGACGCTCAATCCCGGCGCGAAGGTGGTCCGGACCGTCCACGGGCAGATCGATCCCGAGGAGATTCTCGCTACTGGATGCTTCGACCCGGACAACCTCGGCGAGGTCGGCGGGGCGCCGACGTTCGAGATCGACCATCCCGAAGACGGACATCACGACCACGAACACGATCACGACCACGATCACGCGACGCCCGAGCGAACGTACGGGATCACCTCGATCAGTTATCGGCGGCGCCGACCGTTCCACCCCGAGCGGCTGTGGGAGGTCGTGAACGACCTCCCGGGAGCGGTCGTCCGGTCGAAGGGACTGTGCTGGCTCGCGGGCCAGGACGACGTGGCAGTGTCGTACAGCCAGGCCGGCCCGACCGTGCGGTTCGAGGCCGTCGGGCCGTGGATCGCGGGGCTTCCGGAAATCGAACGGGACCTGTACCGCGACGGCAATCGCGACCTGCCGTGGGACGACGAACACGGCGACCGCCGCACGGAACTCGTGTTCATCGGCCACGACGTCGACGACGCGGGGATCACAGAGCGTCTCGACGCCTGTCTCGTGACCGACGACGAATGGGAGAACATGGGACGGAAACCCACCGATCAGGGGGCCGGGTATCCGACGGAAATCGGCGCGTCAGTCGAGATCGACCTCCGGTAG
- a CDS encoding MBL fold metallo-hydrolase produces the protein MEPITVTDGAERFTCNAYLLTEGTTTLVDVGTVPGVEDEVAEHVEGLDRVVLTHQHGDHVAELDAILDRFDPDCYAYADHPGRTHAIDDGDEIRIGTETAEVVYTPGHADDHVSLVGETALFSGDVVVYNDGAFDDGSFGRTDMAGQSRERLIESLETLLDRLPDSVTAMYAGHGDPFEASSDGDSVSDVIERALRRAKRREPKYPDE, from the coding sequence ATGGAGCCGATTACCGTCACCGACGGCGCAGAACGGTTCACCTGCAACGCCTACCTCCTGACGGAGGGGACGACGACACTCGTGGACGTGGGAACCGTCCCCGGAGTCGAAGACGAGGTTGCCGAGCACGTCGAGGGGCTCGATCGGGTGGTGCTCACCCACCAGCACGGCGATCACGTCGCGGAACTCGACGCAATCCTCGATCGGTTCGATCCGGACTGTTACGCCTACGCCGATCATCCCGGGCGGACACACGCGATCGACGACGGCGACGAGATACGGATCGGAACCGAGACCGCCGAGGTCGTCTACACGCCGGGACACGCCGACGATCACGTCAGTCTGGTCGGCGAAACCGCGCTGTTCAGCGGCGACGTCGTCGTCTACAACGACGGCGCGTTCGACGACGGTTCCTTCGGCCGGACCGACATGGCCGGCCAGTCCCGGGAGCGACTGATCGAGAGCCTGGAGACGCTGCTCGATCGACTCCCCGACTCCGTGACTGCAATGTACGCCGGCCACGGAGACCCCTTCGAGGCGAGTTCGGACGGCGATTCCGTCAGTGACGTGATCGAACGGGCGCTGCGGCGGGCAAAGCGGCGGGAACCCAAATATCCCGACGAGTGA
- a CDS encoding CoA transferase subunit A, translating into MNVIEEGNGELVGWEHPDDARQWMAEEKSRAFEDKRMTAAEAVDAYVEDGDLIAGGGFGHVRISTPILHEIIRQDVTDLVVSGKTAVFDLDLLIGAGQVAGVEVAYSFGHETRGLAPASRRKVESGEVEVVAEASNGALQWRFLAASMGIPFVPARIMAGTETFEKSSAKVVEDPWSGERITLVPACYPDVAAIHVSKADRYGNAVIDGIAVEDPQLAGAAKRLLVTAEEIVDTEEIRADPDATDIPFFQVDAVVEAPYGSHPGEMPRRYYFDEEHLAEWIELSETEEGAREYVEGYVTGTDDFREYLEAVGGEEKLAELEAIERYEREADYPWA; encoded by the coding sequence ATGAACGTCATCGAGGAGGGCAACGGCGAACTGGTCGGCTGGGAGCATCCCGACGACGCCAGGCAGTGGATGGCAGAAGAGAAGTCCCGGGCGTTCGAGGACAAACGGATGACTGCCGCCGAGGCGGTCGATGCGTACGTCGAGGACGGCGACCTGATCGCCGGCGGTGGGTTCGGACACGTCAGGATCTCGACGCCGATCCTCCACGAGATCATCCGTCAGGACGTGACCGATCTCGTCGTCTCGGGCAAGACCGCCGTCTTCGATCTCGACTTACTGATCGGAGCGGGACAGGTCGCGGGCGTCGAGGTCGCCTACTCGTTCGGCCACGAGACGCGGGGGCTGGCACCCGCCTCCCGGCGGAAGGTCGAAAGCGGGGAGGTCGAGGTCGTCGCCGAGGCGAGCAACGGCGCGCTCCAGTGGCGCTTCCTCGCCGCCAGCATGGGGATCCCGTTCGTCCCCGCCCGGATCATGGCGGGGACTGAGACGTTCGAGAAGAGCTCCGCGAAAGTCGTCGAGGATCCCTGGAGCGGTGAGCGGATAACGCTGGTTCCGGCTTGCTATCCAGACGTCGCCGCGATCCACGTTTCGAAGGCAGACAGGTACGGCAACGCGGTGATCGACGGTATCGCCGTCGAGGATCCCCAGCTCGCGGGCGCGGCAAAGCGGCTGCTCGTCACCGCAGAGGAGATCGTCGACACCGAGGAGATCCGCGCGGATCCCGACGCGACCGACATCCCCTTCTTCCAGGTCGACGCGGTCGTCGAGGCGCCCTACGGGAGCCATCCGGGGGAGATGCCTCGCCGGTACTACTTCGACGAGGAGCATCTCGCCGAGTGGATCGAGCTGTCGGAAACCGAGGAGGGAGCCCGAGAGTACGTCGAGGGGTACGTTACCGGTACCGACGACTTCCGGGAGTATCTGGAGGCGGTCGGCGGCGAGGAGAAACTCGCCGAACTGGAAGCGATCGAACGGTACGAACGGGAAGCCGATTACCCATGGGCGTGA
- a CDS encoding O-acetylhomoserine aminocarboxypropyltransferase/cysteine synthase family protein, producing the protein MPEDSDGYRFDTRSVHDGEAPDPATNARAPPIHQTTSYVFDDADHAARLFALEEEGFIYSRLLNPTVARLGEKLASLEGGVGAVPTASGMAALDLATFLLAESGDNIVTASSLYGGTYTYLTHSVERRGIETRFVDTLDYEAYEEAIDDDTAYLHCETIGNPALDIPDLQRLADIAHDNGIPFFVDNTFATPVQCRPLEHGADLVWESTTKWIHGAGSTIGGVLVDGGSFPWAEYADDYPEIAQENPAYHGVNFAERFGDAAFTYAAIARGLRDIGSAQSPFDAWVTLQKLETLPLRIQRHVENAQAVAEYLAEHPEVSWVNYPGLESHPTHDEATEYLDGYGSMITFGLEEGYEAARTTVESTELASLLANVGDAKTLVIHPASTTHQQLSDAELEAAGVTDDMVRLSVGIEDPQDIIEDLEAAIETATS; encoded by the coding sequence ATGCCAGAAGATTCGGACGGCTACCGGTTCGACACGAGAAGCGTTCACGACGGCGAAGCGCCCGACCCCGCAACGAACGCGCGGGCGCCGCCGATCCACCAGACGACGTCGTACGTCTTCGACGACGCCGACCACGCGGCTCGACTGTTCGCACTCGAGGAGGAAGGATTCATCTACAGTCGCCTGTTGAACCCGACGGTCGCCCGGCTTGGCGAGAAGCTCGCCTCGCTGGAGGGTGGCGTCGGCGCGGTTCCGACCGCGTCCGGGATGGCCGCACTGGACCTGGCGACGTTCCTGCTCGCGGAATCCGGCGACAACATTGTCACCGCCTCGTCGCTATACGGTGGGACATACACCTACCTCACCCACTCGGTCGAGCGTCGGGGGATCGAGACGCGGTTCGTCGACACCCTCGATTACGAGGCCTACGAGGAGGCGATCGACGACGACACCGCCTATCTCCACTGTGAAACCATCGGCAACCCGGCGCTGGACATCCCAGACCTCCAGCGGCTTGCCGACATCGCACACGACAACGGGATCCCCTTCTTCGTCGACAACACGTTCGCGACGCCGGTGCAGTGTCGCCCCCTCGAACACGGCGCAGATCTCGTCTGGGAGTCGACGACGAAGTGGATCCACGGGGCGGGCTCGACGATCGGCGGCGTACTCGTCGACGGGGGCTCGTTCCCGTGGGCGGAGTACGCCGACGACTACCCCGAAATCGCCCAGGAGAACCCGGCGTATCACGGCGTCAACTTCGCCGAACGGTTCGGCGACGCCGCGTTCACCTACGCCGCGATCGCCCGCGGCCTTCGCGACATCGGCAGCGCCCAGTCCCCGTTCGACGCGTGGGTGACCCTCCAGAAGCTCGAGACGCTACCGCTCCGGATCCAGCGCCACGTCGAGAACGCCCAGGCCGTCGCGGAATACCTCGCCGAGCACCCGGAGGTGTCGTGGGTGAACTACCCCGGCCTCGAGAGCCATCCGACCCACGACGAGGCCACCGAGTATCTCGACGGCTACGGGAGCATGATCACGTTCGGCCTGGAAGAAGGCTACGAGGCCGCCAGAACCACCGTCGAATCGACGGAGCTGGCGTCGCTGCTCGCGAACGTCGGCGACGCGAAGACGCTCGTGATCCATCCGGCCAGCACCACCCACCAGCAGCTCTCCGATGCGGAACTCGAGGCGGCGGGCGTCACCGACGACATGGTGCGGCTGTCGGTCGGCATCGAGGATCCACAGGATATCATCGAAGACCTCGAGGCGGCCATCGAGACGGCGACGTCGTAG
- a CDS encoding lysylphosphatidylglycerol synthase transmembrane domain-containing protein, protein MRRKHLLWLVGIALLAGLTVAAGWRELSTALRRGNPLVLLALCGVQVITLGVVAYQWQYLLDRAGTGVSFRLAAVVTLAGTFVESATPSSKLGGMAATVYLFERTTDAAYDTLSSVLLAQKYVSLPPLAVLVVGTVAVAVTRTDVTVSSGAYAAVGGFVGVVAVLSVLFSLLRRRKRDGSGPVASEESTVDEYSTAEPIAADGAGQEAGPLSRGISTFRSVLREAGTLLDRRSRYWLYALAFLLWVVYPLKIYVVAVTLGVDAGVTVAFVGTYLAYLVSLAPISPGGTGTFEGTLALVYVAAGVPFVDGLSIALLGRVVTFWFPLALSAATTGLLLTVDDAVPSLQGVAETTGELLGRGSG, encoded by the coding sequence ATGAGGCGAAAGCACCTGCTGTGGCTCGTCGGGATCGCCCTGCTGGCCGGGTTGACGGTCGCTGCCGGCTGGCGGGAGCTGTCGACGGCGCTGCGTCGGGGGAACCCGCTGGTCCTTTTGGCCCTCTGTGGCGTGCAGGTGATCACCCTCGGAGTCGTCGCCTACCAGTGGCAGTATCTCCTCGACCGGGCCGGGACCGGGGTTTCGTTCCGACTGGCCGCCGTGGTGACGCTTGCGGGCACGTTCGTCGAGAGCGCAACTCCCTCCTCGAAACTGGGCGGGATGGCTGCAACGGTGTACCTGTTCGAGCGGACGACCGACGCCGCGTACGACACCCTTTCGTCGGTGCTGCTCGCCCAGAAGTACGTCTCGCTGCCCCCGCTTGCGGTGCTCGTCGTCGGCACTGTCGCCGTCGCGGTCACCCGGACGGACGTGACGGTTTCCTCGGGCGCGTACGCCGCCGTCGGGGGATTCGTCGGCGTCGTCGCTGTTCTCTCGGTGCTGTTTTCGCTGTTGCGGCGGCGAAAACGGGACGGATCGGGCCCCGTGGCGTCCGAGGAGTCGACTGTAGACGAGTATTCGACCGCCGAGCCGATCGCCGCGGACGGCGCCGGCCAGGAGGCAGGCCCGCTCTCCCGCGGAATCTCGACGTTTCGGTCGGTTCTCCGGGAGGCGGGGACGTTGCTGGACCGTCGTAGCCGGTACTGGCTGTACGCGCTCGCGTTTCTCCTGTGGGTGGTGTATCCCCTCAAGATCTACGTCGTCGCCGTCACGCTGGGTGTCGACGCCGGCGTGACGGTCGCGTTCGTCGGCACGTATCTCGCGTATCTGGTGAGCCTCGCGCCGATCTCTCCCGGCGGTACGGGGACGTTCGAGGGGACGCTCGCGCTGGTGTACGTCGCCGCCGGCGTCCCGTTCGTCGACGGGCTCTCGATCGCGCTTTTGGGTCGGGTCGTCACGTTCTGGTTCCCGCTTGCCCTCTCGGCGGCGACGACGGGACTGCTTCTCACTGTCGACGACGCGGTGCCGTCGCTGCAAGGGGTCGCCGAGACGACCGGGGAACTGCTCGGCCGGGGAAGCGGCTGA
- a CDS encoding ArsA family ATPase, protein MATFTFFGGKGGVGKTTVSSAFGLKCARAGLETLLVSTDPAHSTADVFDQPFSDDPEPVEGVDRLHAMEIDPEEEVDRHRQEIRRQLGQQLSPAMVNEISMQLEMAHRTPGAYEAALFDRFIDVMRDSDPYDRVVFDTSPTGGTLRLLALPEYLEKWIDRLHHKRKKSIKNFERAAIGDRQARRMMEGDPILARLEERKETFAFAGKTLREDAVFHLVLNPDELSIRETRRAVDALEESELDVAGLVVNKLTPAPDPDEDGRGARYLRERVETEQERLAAIHDSFSVPVVAQIENRVREVKGDLLEDVADELAIDPAAATHASEPS, encoded by the coding sequence ATGGCGACGTTCACCTTCTTCGGCGGCAAGGGCGGCGTCGGAAAGACCACCGTCTCCTCGGCGTTCGGGCTCAAATGCGCTCGCGCCGGCCTGGAGACACTTCTGGTTTCCACGGATCCTGCCCACAGCACCGCCGACGTGTTCGACCAGCCGTTTTCCGACGATCCCGAGCCTGTCGAGGGGGTCGACCGGCTCCACGCGATGGAGATCGACCCCGAAGAGGAGGTCGACCGGCATCGCCAGGAGATCCGCCGGCAGCTCGGCCAGCAGCTCAGCCCGGCGATGGTAAACGAGATCTCCATGCAGCTCGAGATGGCACACCGGACGCCGGGCGCCTACGAGGCAGCGCTGTTCGACCGGTTTATCGACGTGATGCGCGACTCTGACCCGTACGATCGGGTGGTGTTCGACACCTCGCCCACCGGCGGGACGCTCCGGCTGCTCGCGCTGCCGGAGTACCTCGAAAAGTGGATCGACCGCCTGCATCACAAGCGGAAAAAGAGCATCAAGAACTTCGAACGCGCCGCGATCGGCGACCGCCAGGCCAGACGGATGATGGAGGGTGACCCGATCCTCGCCCGCCTCGAGGAGCGCAAGGAAACGTTCGCATTCGCCGGGAAAACGCTCCGAGAGGACGCCGTCTTCCATCTGGTTCTCAACCCCGACGAGCTGTCGATCCGGGAGACGCGACGGGCGGTCGACGCCCTCGAGGAGAGCGAACTCGACGTTGCAGGGCTGGTCGTCAACAAGCTCACACCGGCGCCGGATCCCGACGAGGACGGCCGAGGCGCCCGGTATCTTCGCGAACGAGTCGAAACCGAGCAGGAGCGACTCGCGGCGATCCACGACTCCTTTTCGGTTCCGGTCGTCGCCCAGATCGAGAACCGCGTCCGCGAAGTCAAAGGCGACCTCCTCGAGGACGTCGCCGACGAACTCGCGATCGACCCGGCGGCGGCAACACACGCGTCCGAACCCTCCTAG